In one window of Lewinella sp. 4G2 DNA:
- a CDS encoding GH3 auxin-responsive promoter family protein: MLKVVNTLFRTYIGRYRRELQQHYDEPLRLQRKQLADILARHADTAFGQEHDFERLLRHPEEFAERVPIRTYEAHLPYINRVLEGERHVLSADDPDWVATTSGTTGATKYLPLSNRAVRDIHLKGSWMSLACLYEKDPDIQVFSTKNLLIGGSFKGRHPKIDLMQGDISAIIIQSIPRVMRSFYIPDLELATSPGYEEKIARIAEIAAEEPGITVLGGVPTWNLPLYRKILDLAGGDSMVDVWPEARVFKHGGVNFEPYRAQFEALFPREDFIFQEIYNATEGFFGVQDKDELRSMLLLLNTGAYYEFIPWDAYKLDDLTSVPLSGVKLDVTYVMIITTEAGLYRYPMGDLLQFTEVDPYRIKIIGRTQEFVNAFGEDLLRSEAEGAILDACTRHDCSIADFHVAPVYIELGKSGSHHWLVEFEELPASLSSFAESLDLALQEANYNYKAKRSNDFAIHRQELTVVPKGFFRTWLKNRGKQGGQHKVPRLANHRRYLESMLGELGG; the protein is encoded by the coding sequence ATGCTAAAAGTCGTAAACACGCTCTTTCGTACCTACATCGGTAGGTACCGGCGGGAGTTGCAACAGCACTACGACGAACCCCTACGCCTACAGCGCAAACAGTTGGCGGACATCCTCGCCCGCCACGCGGATACGGCCTTCGGGCAAGAACATGATTTCGAGCGCCTGTTACGCCACCCCGAAGAGTTCGCGGAGCGGGTACCCATCCGGACTTACGAAGCCCACCTGCCCTACATCAATCGGGTGCTGGAAGGGGAGAGGCACGTCCTCAGCGCGGACGATCCGGACTGGGTCGCTACGACGAGTGGTACCACCGGCGCCACGAAGTACCTCCCCCTCTCCAACCGCGCCGTGCGTGACATCCACCTCAAGGGCAGTTGGATGAGCCTCGCGTGCCTCTACGAGAAGGACCCGGACATCCAGGTTTTCAGCACCAAAAATTTGTTGATCGGAGGATCCTTTAAGGGGCGCCACCCGAAGATTGACTTAATGCAGGGTGATATCTCCGCCATCATCATTCAGTCCATCCCCCGGGTGATGCGCAGCTTTTACATTCCCGACCTGGAATTAGCCACCTCCCCCGGCTACGAAGAAAAGATTGCCCGCATTGCCGAGATTGCCGCCGAAGAACCGGGGATCACCGTCCTGGGTGGCGTACCCACCTGGAACCTTCCCCTATACCGGAAGATCCTAGACCTGGCAGGTGGAGATTCCATGGTCGACGTCTGGCCCGAAGCCCGCGTCTTCAAACATGGCGGCGTGAACTTTGAACCCTACCGCGCCCAGTTTGAGGCACTCTTCCCCCGAGAGGATTTCATTTTCCAGGAGATTTACAACGCGACGGAAGGATTCTTCGGCGTCCAGGATAAAGATGAGCTGCGCAGTATGCTCCTCCTGCTGAATACGGGCGCCTACTACGAGTTTATCCCGTGGGATGCCTACAAGCTGGATGACCTGACCAGCGTTCCTCTCTCCGGCGTAAAGCTGGACGTCACTTACGTGATGATCATCACCACCGAAGCCGGTCTCTACCGCTACCCGATGGGTGATCTCCTCCAATTCACTGAGGTGGATCCTTACCGCATCAAGATCATTGGCCGCACGCAGGAATTCGTCAATGCCTTCGGGGAGGACCTGTTGCGCTCTGAAGCGGAAGGCGCGATCTTGGACGCCTGCACCCGCCACGATTGTAGCATCGCCGACTTCCACGTTGCCCCGGTCTACATCGAACTGGGGAAGAGCGGTAGTCACCACTGGCTCGTCGAATTCGAGGAATTACCGGCATCGCTATCGTCCTTCGCGGAGTCGTTGGACCTCGCGCTGCAGGAGGCCAATTACAACTACAAAGCAAAACGGAGCAACGACTTCGCCATCCACCGGCAAGAGCTAACGGTGGTGCCCAAAGGCTTCTTCCGCACCTGGCTGAAGAACCGCGGAAAACAGGGTGGGCAGCACAAGGTGCCTAGGTTGGCGAACCACCGGCGTTATTTGGAAAGTATGCTTGGTGAGTTGGGGGGGTGA
- a CDS encoding peroxiredoxin-like family protein: MTKQSIAVKQAQRSLPEMETMAGASVLELSHNQPVLLVFLRHFGCTFCREALQDLSEKQSAIARHGAKLMLVHMSDKETSDRYFKKYGLAGIDSVSDPSCTFYQAFGLTKGTARQLFGLHSWIRGFEAGVLNGHGVGYQQLGDGFQMPGVFVIRDGRVRGKFVHKLAGDRPDYIDLLDQCCQM, translated from the coding sequence ATGACCAAGCAATCAATAGCGGTAAAACAAGCGCAGCGTAGCCTGCCGGAAATGGAAACCATGGCCGGTGCGTCCGTCCTGGAGCTCAGCCACAACCAGCCTGTCTTGCTCGTTTTTCTCCGTCACTTCGGCTGCACTTTTTGCCGCGAAGCGCTGCAGGATCTTTCCGAAAAACAGTCCGCCATCGCCCGCCACGGTGCCAAGCTGATGCTGGTGCACATGTCCGACAAGGAGACCTCCGATCGATACTTCAAAAAGTATGGCTTAGCGGGCATCGATTCGGTCTCCGACCCCAGCTGCACGTTCTACCAGGCATTCGGCCTCACGAAGGGTACGGCGCGCCAATTATTTGGCCTCCACTCCTGGATCCGCGGTTTCGAAGCGGGCGTACTCAACGGCCACGGCGTCGGTTACCAGCAGCTAGGCGACGGCTTCCAAATGCCCGGCGTTTTCGTCATTCGCGACGGCCGCGTCCGGGGAAAATTTGTCCACAAACTAGCCGGCGACCGTCCGGACTACATCGATTTGCTCGATCAGTGTTGCCAGATGTAA
- a CDS encoding T9SS type A sorting domain-containing protein, with the protein MRFFTRFSTLVLATLFMGSLSATTDLPVLPAGFTFTEDCSEASAVAGTTYYVRTDGNDNNNGLSDSPGGAVRTIQKGVDKMSGGDILIVGNGTYNVSSQVYIDQKNGTSSRRTVIKSKNRWGAKVRSSSQYGVFEIRNSDYITVDGFDLGMQNPNASNNQGTGLQAWTSDHVVFQNNYVHDCGCGGISFREGDYVTIQTNVARDNAKKSRFNCSGISIYQPNQKNNNAGFHLIIRRNVAFENECDLPFDVGAGTFSKPTDGNGIILDDFNNTQSSPYPPYKAETLIENNLVFNNGGAGIKVYEVDNATIRHNTAWHNNRILKNYSGTPGDIAVTYSPGIFKVFNNVSVSLNDNACSALEYINTPGFGYMNRQHNLLVGNIRMPSNNSRWGEGGDKKAGRGSQDYARFANATTSIGSFSSVNNFDQYFRLKSDSPGNNAGKNDLKSSRDLENVSRPQNGTVEMGCYEGTTGTGGGGGGGGTTTSNNWVYRDGFTSGWNNWSYGGTVTLKDAGIKKNGQYACKFQSSKSWGALSFRHNSGKTGNNLNSIKFWARKWTDNPNYTAKFRVRTTDSAAKGWRNFTPTNSFKQFSFTKAQLGNPGTVKRMDWNVPNNRTLWVDDVRLVYVTNNQGTVELELNDGATGELGETQLSVFPNPNNGNFTVELNLPTAQDRVVMTVSDMTGRIVDNTFLPMYAGLNRMHVDLAGTTLTPGVYLVRFQTADGQLNLTERVVIK; encoded by the coding sequence ATGCGATTTTTTACCCGCTTCAGCACCCTGGTGCTGGCTACCCTTTTCATGGGTTCACTGTCCGCAACGACGGACCTTCCCGTGCTTCCCGCCGGGTTCACCTTCACCGAAGACTGCTCCGAAGCTTCCGCCGTAGCGGGGACGACCTACTACGTCAGAACGGACGGCAACGACAACAATAATGGCCTTTCCGATTCACCTGGGGGCGCCGTCAGGACCATCCAAAAGGGTGTCGACAAAATGAGTGGTGGAGACATCCTCATTGTCGGCAATGGCACCTACAACGTCAGTAGCCAGGTCTACATTGATCAGAAGAACGGCACGTCGAGCCGGCGGACGGTCATTAAATCCAAGAACCGCTGGGGCGCCAAGGTCCGCTCCTCCTCGCAGTACGGCGTCTTCGAGATCCGGAACAGCGATTACATCACCGTGGACGGCTTTGACCTGGGGATGCAAAACCCCAACGCCAGTAATAATCAGGGGACGGGCCTCCAGGCCTGGACTTCCGACCACGTCGTCTTCCAGAATAACTACGTACACGACTGTGGTTGCGGCGGTATCAGTTTCCGGGAAGGTGACTACGTAACGATCCAAACTAACGTGGCGCGGGACAACGCCAAGAAGAGCCGCTTCAACTGTTCCGGCATCAGTATTTACCAGCCGAATCAGAAGAACAACAATGCTGGTTTCCACCTCATCATCCGCCGCAACGTGGCCTTTGAGAATGAGTGTGATCTTCCCTTTGACGTAGGAGCGGGCACCTTCTCCAAGCCGACCGACGGGAACGGTATCATCCTGGATGATTTCAACAATACCCAGAGCAGCCCCTACCCTCCCTACAAAGCGGAGACCCTGATTGAGAACAACCTGGTCTTCAACAATGGTGGCGCGGGCATCAAGGTCTACGAAGTGGACAATGCCACCATCCGCCACAACACGGCTTGGCACAATAACCGCATTCTGAAAAACTACTCTGGCACGCCGGGGGATATTGCCGTGACTTACAGCCCCGGCATCTTCAAGGTATTCAACAACGTTTCCGTTTCGTTGAACGATAATGCTTGTTCCGCGCTGGAGTACATCAATACGCCCGGCTTTGGCTACATGAATCGCCAGCATAACCTGCTGGTGGGCAATATTCGGATGCCTTCTAACAACAGCCGTTGGGGAGAAGGCGGCGACAAAAAGGCCGGCCGCGGTAGCCAGGATTACGCGCGGTTTGCTAACGCCACAACCAGCATCGGTAGCTTCAGCAGCGTCAATAACTTCGACCAGTACTTCCGCCTCAAAAGCGACAGCCCGGGCAATAACGCCGGCAAGAATGACCTCAAGTCCAGCCGCGACCTCGAAAACGTGAGTCGCCCACAGAATGGCACCGTTGAGATGGGTTGCTACGAAGGCACCACGGGGACCGGTGGCGGCGGCGGTGGTGGCGGCACCACGACTTCCAACAACTGGGTCTACCGCGATGGCTTCACCAGCGGCTGGAACAACTGGAGCTACGGAGGCACCGTCACGCTGAAGGATGCCGGCATTAAAAAGAATGGCCAGTATGCCTGCAAATTCCAATCCAGCAAAAGCTGGGGTGCACTTTCCTTCCGCCACAACTCGGGCAAGACGGGGAACAACCTCAATAGCATCAAATTCTGGGCCCGCAAGTGGACGGACAACCCCAACTACACCGCCAAGTTCCGGGTAAGAACCACCGACAGCGCCGCGAAGGGATGGAGAAACTTTACGCCGACCAACTCCTTCAAGCAGTTCAGTTTCACCAAGGCGCAGCTGGGGAACCCCGGAACCGTCAAGCGGATGGACTGGAACGTACCTAACAACCGTACCCTGTGGGTGGATGACGTTCGCCTCGTCTACGTCACCAACAACCAGGGAACCGTTGAACTTGAATTGAACGACGGCGCTACGGGAGAATTGGGAGAAACTCAACTCAGCGTATTCCCCAACCCGAACAACGGCAACTTCACCGTAGAACTCAACCTCCCCACGGCTCAGGACCGGGTGGTAATGACCGTATCGGACATGACCGGGCGGATCGTCGACAACACCTTCCTACCCATGTACGCCGGCCTGAACCGGATGCACGTGGACCTCGCCGGCACCACCCTGACGCCGGGCGTCTACCTCGTCCGCTTCCAAACGGCAGACGGGCAGCTTAACCTCACGGAGCGGGTGGTCATCAAGTAG
- the lysA gene encoding diaminopimelate decarboxylase, translating into MSLTNGRYEIGGVDALSIVDQFEAPLYVYDSATMKRQYKRMAEAFKQVKRLRINYACKALTNLNVLRIFRELGSGLDTVSIQEVQLGLMAGFDPHDILFTPNCVSLDEVEEAAAKGVRLNIDNISILEQFGAKHPDTPVCIRINPHIMAGGNSKISVGHIDSKFGISIHQVPHVLKVVKALGITVEGLHMHTGSDIYDAEVFLRAVEILLNAAGDFPDLDYLDFGSGFKVPYKPGGIATDIEDLGEKLSARFNEFCGEYGRELELMFEPGKFLVSESGHFLVRTNVVKTTTASVFAGVDSGLNHLIRPMFYDAHHEITNVSNPDGKPRIYSIVGYICETDTFGVNRQLAEVREGDILAMANAGAYSFMMASNYNSRYRPAEVLVYEGQAHLIRERETMEDLLRGQVAIPSLERKEITA; encoded by the coding sequence ATGTCACTGACTAATGGCCGCTACGAGATTGGCGGCGTCGATGCCCTTTCCATTGTAGACCAGTTCGAGGCACCCCTCTACGTTTACGATTCGGCGACGATGAAACGTCAGTACAAACGCATGGCCGAGGCCTTTAAGCAGGTCAAACGCCTCCGCATCAATTACGCTTGTAAGGCCCTAACCAACCTCAACGTACTCCGCATTTTTCGGGAGCTCGGGAGCGGTCTCGATACCGTTTCCATCCAGGAGGTGCAGCTCGGTCTGATGGCGGGTTTCGATCCCCACGATATCCTCTTCACGCCCAACTGCGTCAGCCTTGATGAGGTGGAAGAAGCCGCCGCTAAGGGCGTACGTCTCAACATCGATAATATCTCGATCCTCGAGCAATTCGGGGCCAAGCATCCGGATACGCCGGTTTGCATTCGCATCAACCCGCACATCATGGCGGGGGGGAATTCCAAGATCAGCGTTGGCCACATCGATTCCAAATTCGGCATCAGCATCCACCAGGTGCCCCACGTGCTGAAGGTGGTCAAAGCTCTCGGCATCACCGTCGAAGGACTGCACATGCACACCGGTTCTGACATCTACGACGCGGAGGTTTTCCTACGGGCGGTAGAGATCCTGCTCAATGCGGCCGGTGACTTCCCCGACCTGGACTACCTCGATTTCGGTTCCGGTTTTAAAGTCCCCTACAAGCCGGGCGGCATCGCTACGGACATTGAGGATCTTGGCGAAAAGCTCAGCGCGCGCTTCAACGAGTTCTGCGGCGAATACGGCCGGGAGCTGGAACTGATGTTCGAGCCCGGCAAGTTCCTCGTTAGCGAATCCGGTCATTTTTTGGTTCGCACCAACGTCGTGAAGACCACCACGGCTTCCGTGTTTGCCGGCGTCGATAGCGGCCTCAACCACCTCATCCGGCCCATGTTTTACGACGCCCACCACGAGATCACCAACGTAAGCAATCCCGACGGTAAGCCCCGCATCTACAGCATCGTCGGGTACATCTGCGAGACGGATACCTTCGGCGTCAACCGCCAGCTCGCCGAGGTGCGGGAGGGAGATATCCTCGCCATGGCCAACGCCGGCGCCTACAGCTTCATGATGGCCAGCAACTACAACAGTCGGTATCGCCCCGCCGAGGTACTCGTCTACGAAGGCCAGGCCCACCTCATTCGTGAGCGCGAAACGATGGAGGATCTGCTGCGTGGGCAAGTCGCCATCCCGAGCCTCGAGCGTAAGGAGATCACCGCCTGA
- a CDS encoding DoxX family protein has translation MKDIFDLVGRILLSFLFFFEAYDYVAYERLNKEAMTIYGLTWNQDFFLYGTIFFLILGAISLLLGYRMRTGAVLLLIYFVPLTFIVHDFWDLPTDSADYRLQSILFMKNIAIIGGLLIAATHVSGKYRLRRIFATTKV, from the coding sequence ATGAAGGACATCTTTGATCTGGTCGGCCGCATCCTGTTGAGCTTCCTCTTCTTTTTTGAAGCTTACGACTACGTCGCGTACGAACGACTCAACAAGGAAGCCATGACCATTTACGGCCTGACGTGGAACCAGGACTTCTTTCTCTACGGTACAATCTTCTTTCTAATCCTTGGGGCCATCTCCCTGTTGCTGGGCTACCGGATGCGGACCGGCGCGGTACTGCTGCTGATCTACTTCGTACCCCTGACCTTCATCGTCCACGACTTTTGGGACCTGCCTACCGACTCGGCCGACTACCGGCTCCAGAGTATCCTCTTCATGAAGAACATCGCCATCATTGGCGGACTACTGATTGCGGCCACCCACGTTTCCGGCAAGTACCGGCTGCGGCGGATCTTCGCGACGACCAAAGTTTAA
- a CDS encoding patatin-like phospholipase family protein: MNESPALNIGITFSGGGARGAAHVGMLRALLESDIVPNRIVGVSAGAIVGTLYAAGLSPDDMMAALAETSLVKLVRFGVPTTGLTKLDYLQERLLKVIPEDSFEALKYPLHIGITNINKGQLELRNSGPLSAIVAASCSIPFVFKPVLVDDSHCVDGGVICNMPVAPLLSEADFIIGSNLMPYGLLPPADTGTVINIVWRCFDLGIMSNTLPSLDLCDIVIEPAQLNDYNIFNINRLKEMHDLGFEHTMGLVPKIKRSIELKKELLQQL; this comes from the coding sequence GTGAATGAATCCCCCGCATTGAATATCGGCATCACCTTCAGTGGGGGAGGCGCCCGTGGTGCCGCCCACGTGGGTATGCTGCGCGCTTTGCTGGAGAGTGACATCGTGCCCAACCGCATCGTCGGTGTCAGTGCCGGTGCCATCGTCGGGACGCTCTACGCCGCCGGCCTCAGCCCGGACGATATGATGGCCGCGCTTGCCGAAACGAGTCTGGTAAAATTGGTCCGCTTCGGCGTTCCCACCACCGGCCTGACCAAATTGGACTACCTCCAGGAGCGGCTCCTGAAAGTCATTCCCGAGGACAGTTTTGAGGCGTTGAAGTACCCGTTGCACATCGGTATCACGAACATCAACAAGGGGCAGTTGGAGCTGCGTAATTCCGGACCCTTAAGCGCCATCGTGGCCGCGTCATGCTCCATCCCCTTCGTGTTCAAACCGGTATTGGTGGACGACTCTCATTGCGTCGATGGCGGCGTCATTTGCAACATGCCCGTTGCCCCCCTGCTATCGGAAGCCGACTTCATCATCGGTAGTAATCTGATGCCCTACGGCCTCCTGCCACCCGCGGATACTGGTACGGTCATCAACATCGTGTGGCGGTGTTTTGACCTCGGCATCATGTCGAATACTCTTCCCAGCCTGGATCTTTGCGATATAGTTATTGAGCCGGCTCAACTCAATGATTACAATATATTCAATATCAACCGTTTAAAGGAGATGCATGACCTCGGTTTTGAACACACAATGGGCCTCGTTCCGAAGATAAAGCGCTCCATTGAGTTGAAAAAGGAGCTGTTGCAACAACTTTAA
- a CDS encoding sulfatase, with translation MRTLQLLGSLFTLTCCLLTCGGDGPTSTAPAAAPGHDGPSNIVFVLVDDLGWMDLGVQGNEWYPTPNIDRLAARGLRFTDAYAASPVCSPSRAAMMSGISGARTGITDFIPGHWRPYEELTVPTNRTQYLPPEYTTYAESLQDAGYETAYFGKWHLGWGGETYPGNQGFDTFHVQKGWGHFVPPIHFGPTYPEQEEGDYLTDLLTDMTVNFITDNQDDKFAVVCSHFAVHVPLAAPDELVDAAGKRAQPEDRIYNPTYVAMVQKVDEGVGRIMDHLDSLGLTEKTLFVFGSDNGGLRQIFNKSNDVLATDNAPLRDEKGSIYEGGIRVPFILSQPGTIAEGTVSHVPTTGLDLYPTFLDVAQAPAIDSLDGESLQPLWLNEDHGLADRTVFFHYPHYHHGRPAAAIRRGNYKLIKYFDRAGPELYQLADDLGETTNLYQEEPAVGESMLIELENWLAETNAPVPVPNPDFNEARRAEWGPRPKK, from the coding sequence ATGCGTACTCTCCAATTATTAGGTTCACTATTTACCCTCACCTGTTGCCTATTGACATGTGGTGGGGATGGACCCACCTCCACCGCACCCGCGGCAGCGCCCGGTCATGATGGCCCGAGTAATATTGTGTTCGTTTTGGTGGATGATCTTGGATGGATGGACCTTGGCGTGCAGGGAAATGAGTGGTACCCGACGCCAAACATCGACCGCCTTGCCGCGCGTGGTTTGCGCTTCACTGATGCCTACGCCGCCAGCCCGGTTTGCAGCCCCAGCCGCGCGGCCATGATGAGTGGAATCAGTGGTGCCCGGACCGGAATTACCGACTTCATCCCCGGCCACTGGCGGCCCTACGAGGAACTGACGGTGCCGACGAACCGCACCCAGTACCTGCCACCTGAGTACACGACCTACGCGGAAAGCCTGCAGGACGCCGGCTACGAGACGGCCTATTTCGGGAAGTGGCACCTCGGTTGGGGTGGGGAAACTTACCCGGGCAACCAGGGCTTTGACACCTTCCACGTACAGAAGGGATGGGGACACTTCGTGCCGCCGATTCACTTCGGGCCCACCTACCCGGAACAGGAAGAAGGCGATTACCTGACGGACCTGCTGACGGACATGACGGTCAACTTCATCACTGACAACCAGGACGACAAATTTGCCGTCGTTTGCAGCCATTTCGCCGTCCACGTACCCCTGGCCGCCCCCGATGAACTGGTGGACGCCGCCGGTAAACGCGCCCAACCCGAGGACCGGATCTACAACCCCACCTACGTGGCCATGGTGCAAAAGGTGGACGAAGGCGTGGGCCGCATCATGGACCACCTGGACAGTCTCGGCCTGACCGAAAAGACCTTGTTTGTCTTTGGCAGCGACAACGGCGGCCTCCGGCAGATCTTCAACAAGAGCAACGACGTACTGGCCACGGATAACGCCCCGCTCCGCGACGAGAAGGGTAGCATCTACGAAGGCGGCATCCGCGTACCCTTCATCCTTAGCCAGCCGGGGACCATCGCGGAGGGAACGGTTAGCCACGTGCCCACCACCGGCCTCGACCTGTACCCAACTTTTCTGGATGTTGCCCAGGCGCCAGCCATCGACTCCCTCGACGGTGAAAGCCTGCAACCCCTCTGGTTGAACGAGGACCACGGACTGGCCGACCGCACCGTATTCTTCCACTACCCACACTACCACCACGGTCGCCCGGCCGCGGCGATTCGTAGGGGGAATTATAAACTCATCAAGTACTTCGACCGGGCCGGGCCGGAACTGTACCAACTGGCGGATGACCTCGGGGAAACGACCAACCTCTACCAAGAAGAACCGGCGGTAGGCGAAAGCATGCTCATCGAACTGGAAAACTGGCTGGCCGAAACGAACGCCCCGGTACCCGTGCCCAACCCGGACTTCAACGAAGCCCGCCGCGCGGAGTGGGGGCCACGGCCGAAGAAGTAA
- a CDS encoding AMP-binding protein, whose translation MYDKTCLQAFYEKEAANPNKPYLHQPFGENWETYTWGEVGSMAKKMAHYLQSLNLREQAHIGLVSKNCREWIIADLAIMMAGYVSVPFFPTLTADQINEVLDLGDVDALFVGKLEVWDEMKSGVPEDMPVIAFPKYDGNDEVKRGKKWTDIIHNSPELQTKPINKPDDIWTIIFTSGTTGTPKGVMLTYQIQIALMDNLYDENPLANDYSGQNRYFSFLPMNHVAERGTIELMSLTHGGEIFFTESIERFAANLKDARPTFFFAVPRIWTKLRQGVLKKMPQEKLDKLLKIPVLGWYVKRKIRTGLGLDKSRRNVSGAAFISQEMKDWWGRIGIPISEAYAMTENGAVGHMLYADQNRPGSVGQTLPGTECKIDPETNEVLVRSANTMVGYYKAPEKTAETIIDGWLHTGDQGRIDQDGFLYLTGRVKDTFKTAKGEYVIPQPIEDRFAGINDIEQVCLLGLGQPQPILLATLSEIGAAKDKQDVDALISQRLDAVNADLAGHERIAAIVVTPDDFTVENGLLTPTLKVKRTKVHEAYQDRLPEWSSLRGEVIWA comes from the coding sequence ATGTACGACAAAACTTGCCTGCAGGCCTTCTACGAAAAAGAGGCCGCCAACCCCAATAAGCCCTACCTCCACCAACCCTTCGGTGAAAATTGGGAAACGTACACCTGGGGGGAAGTGGGTTCGATGGCCAAAAAGATGGCCCACTATCTACAGTCGCTAAACCTGCGGGAGCAGGCCCACATTGGCCTCGTCTCCAAAAACTGCCGGGAATGGATCATCGCTGACCTCGCCATCATGATGGCGGGTTACGTATCGGTCCCCTTCTTCCCCACCCTGACCGCGGACCAAATCAACGAAGTACTGGACCTGGGCGACGTCGACGCGCTCTTCGTCGGTAAACTCGAAGTGTGGGACGAGATGAAGAGCGGCGTACCCGAGGACATGCCCGTCATCGCCTTCCCTAAGTACGACGGGAACGACGAAGTGAAACGCGGTAAGAAATGGACGGACATCATCCATAACTCTCCAGAATTACAGACCAAGCCCATCAACAAACCGGATGATATTTGGACGATCATCTTCACCTCCGGCACCACGGGGACGCCGAAGGGCGTGATGCTAACGTACCAGATCCAGATCGCGCTGATGGATAATCTCTACGATGAAAACCCACTGGCAAACGATTACTCCGGCCAAAATCGCTACTTCAGCTTCCTGCCGATGAACCACGTGGCGGAGCGGGGCACCATCGAACTGATGTCCCTCACCCACGGCGGCGAGATCTTCTTTACGGAAAGCATCGAACGCTTCGCCGCCAACCTGAAGGACGCGCGGCCTACCTTCTTCTTCGCCGTGCCCCGGATCTGGACCAAACTCCGCCAGGGTGTCCTGAAGAAAATGCCACAGGAGAAGTTGGACAAATTGCTGAAGATCCCCGTCCTTGGTTGGTACGTGAAGCGGAAGATCCGCACCGGATTGGGCCTCGATAAGAGCCGCCGCAACGTGTCCGGAGCCGCCTTCATCAGCCAGGAGATGAAGGATTGGTGGGGCCGCATTGGCATCCCCATCTCCGAAGCCTACGCGATGACCGAGAACGGCGCCGTCGGCCACATGCTCTACGCCGACCAAAACCGGCCGGGCAGCGTGGGCCAAACCCTTCCGGGAACGGAGTGTAAGATTGACCCGGAGACGAATGAGGTACTTGTCCGCTCCGCCAACACTATGGTAGGCTACTACAAGGCACCCGAAAAGACGGCGGAAACCATCATCGACGGTTGGTTACACACGGGTGATCAGGGTCGGATCGATCAGGACGGCTTCCTCTATCTTACGGGCCGGGTGAAGGATACCTTTAAAACGGCGAAGGGCGAATACGTGATTCCCCAACCCATTGAGGACCGCTTTGCCGGCATCAACGACATTGAGCAGGTTTGCCTGCTGGGGCTCGGCCAACCGCAGCCCATCCTCCTCGCTACCCTCAGCGAAATCGGGGCGGCAAAGGACAAGCAGGACGTTGACGCCCTAATCTCCCAGCGCCTCGACGCGGTCAACGCCGACCTCGCCGGCCACGAGCGTATCGCGGCCATCGTTGTTACCCCAGATGATTTTACGGTGGAGAATGGTTTGCTCACGCCCACGCTCAAAGTGAAGCGGACGAAAGTCCACGAAGCTTACCAGGACCGACTTCCCGAATGGAGCAGCCTGCGGGGTGAGGTGATCTGGGCCTAA